From one Anopheles cruzii chromosome 3, idAnoCruzAS_RS32_06, whole genome shotgun sequence genomic stretch:
- the LOC128271388 gene encoding P protein-like, giving the protein MDFLSNLNVFKRRRNTSSTDSSSAVSSPASPPTATQSSSSSNVVTGPQDASTPRQRPKRKSSKRKRMISVVPISEVTEASLELWRTLPSKIRHDPSMVSFQQVELEHARLHGGSNEDSFPEMQGTEDGAGGDNDDGDEDDDEEGDEEGDEEYENEFITINVTNEEGQNKEIGHVKEKKEIPKPHVHHLAGHYIGNITPPKHDDINDTGQNGHLDEDHPFRKYSKIICLFITWLLIMAFLVVKDEKLIEQKHLSVSPGKTRAYILPHLPQSSRVKVTLEGTFLNEPYSNITEYYLTAYLQMLTSTLEANLSEPYASSSAKNISEPWNIPIVHPYLFDSAPIVKEQRLLDIADSNYDALHQAHGGGLVRLMIRSNIQASMPVAVNYDQSPVNRDVGVIYAAFVLIFLYVLIIWEIVHRTFAAVIASTLAISILAALNDRPTMEDIVGWIDVETILLLFSMMILVAILAETGIFDYISVYIYKITNGKIWSLIHCLCLCTVLISSFLDNVTTVLLMAPITIRLCEVMDMNPVPILMAITVHANIGGTTTPVGDPPNIIITSNQYILKHGVTFLNFTAHMLVGVIIVVITTNIHLRIIYKNINHLRMHEPKELKELRRNIKVWERAAGKIPPYSKDANLVRETLMKKVKLLRHQYKKKMTKGTVPEDIYRSTLEELQREHPIKNRPLLIKSGVVCVFIVSLFFLESIPELRRLSSGWAALLGVVLLLIISDKNDMDAILSRVEWPTLLFFAAMFTLMEAVERMGLIDWIGHATETIILSVSEDLRLAVAIIIILWISALTSAFVDSIPVTAMMVKIVVALSEKAYLGLPLQPMVWALAFGPCLGGNGTLVGASANVICAGIAEQHGYRYSFMDYFKLGFPIMLVSVMVTTGYLITAHVVFAWH; this is encoded by the exons ATGGACTTTCTAAGCAATCTGAACGTTTTCAAACGGCGCCGCAATACGTCGTCGACCGactcgtcgtcggccgtgtcGTCGCCGGCGTCACCACCCACCGCTACCCAGTCGTCGTCGAGTTCGAATGTCGTCACAGGACCCCAGGACGCATCCACGCCCCGGCAGCGCCCGAAGCGCAAGAGTAGTAAACGCAAACGCATGATTTCCGTTGTCCCCATCAGCGAGGTGACGGAGGCATCGCTGGAACTATGGCGCACCCTGCCGTCCAAGATTCGCCACGACCCGAGCATGGTGTCCTTCCAGCAGGTTGAACTGGAGCACGCCCGGCTACACG GTGGCAGTAATGAAGACTCGTTCCCGGAAATGCAGGGAACGGAAGATGGTGCGggcggcgacaacgacgacggtgacgaagacgacgacgaggaggggGACGAAGAGGGCGACGAAGAGTACGAGAATGAGTTCATCACGATCAACGTCACGAACGAGGAGGGCCAAAACAAGGAAATTGGGCACGTGAAGGAAAAGAA AGAAATTCCGAAACCCCACGTGCACCATCTGGCCGGTCATTACATCGGCAACATTACGCCCCCGAAGCACGACGACATCAACGACACCGGACAGAACGGGCATCTGGACGAGGATCACCCGTTTCGGAAGTACTCGAAAATTATCTGCCTCTTCATCACGTGGCTGCTGATTATGGCGTTCCTGGTGGTGAAGGACGAGAAGTTGATCGAACAGAAGCATCTGTCGGTTTCGCCGGGCAAAACGAGGGCCTACATCCTGCCGCATCTGCCGCAAAGTTCGCGCGTCAAGGTGACGCTCGAGGGCACGTTCCTGAACGAACCGTATAGCAACATCACAGAGTACTACTTGACGGCCTACCTGCAGATGTTGACGTCGACACTCGAGGCGAATCTGAGTGAACCGTACGCATCGAGTTCGGCAAAG AACATCAGTGAACCGTGGAACATCCCGATCGTGCATCCGTATCTGTTCGACAGTGCCCCGATAGTGAAGGAGCAACGACTGCTGGATATCGCCGACAGTAACTACGACGCGCTGCACCAGGCCCACGGTGGTGGGCTGGTGAGGTTGATGATCCGAAGCAACATCCAGGCCAGTATGCCGGTGGCGGTCAACTACGACCAGTCGCCGGTCAATCGGGACGTGGGCGTAATCTACGCCGCGTTCGTGCTGATCTTTCTGTACGTGCTCATCATCTGGGAGATCGTGCACCGCACGTTTGCGGCCGTGATTGCGTCGACCCTAGCCATCTCCATTCTGGCAGCGCTCAACGATCGGCCCACGATGGAAGACATTGTCGGGTGGATTGACGTCGAGACGATCTTGCTGCTGTTCTCGATGATGATACTGGTGGCGATCCTGGCCGAGACCGGAATCTTCGACTACATTTCGGTGTACATCTACAAG ATTACCAACGGCAAGATCTGGAGCCTGATACACTGTTTGTGTCTGTGTACGGTTTTGATATCTTCGTTTCTGGACAACGTGACCaccgtgctgctgatggcaCCCATCACCATACG GCTGTGTGAAGTGATGGACATGAATCCGGTGCCGATCCTGATGGCGATCACCGTGCACGCCAACATCGGCGGAACGACCACCCCGGTCGGGGATCCCCCCAACATAATCATCACCTCGAACCAGTACATTTTGAAACAC GGAGTAACCTTTCTCAACTTCACCGCGCACATGCTGGTCGGTGTGATCATCGTGGtcatcaccaccaacatccACCTGCGGATCATCTACAAGAACATCAATCACCTGCGCATGCACGAGCCAAAGGAGTTGAAGGAGTTGCGGCGCAACATCAAGGTCTGGGAGCGGGCGGCGGGCAAGATACCACCGTACTCGAAGGATGCCAACCTGGTGCGGGAAACGCTCATGAAGAAGGTGAAGCTGCTGCGTCACCAGTACAAGAAGAAGATGACGAAGGGTACGGTCCCGGAGGACATTTACCGGTCGACGCTAGAGGAGCTGCAGCGGGAGCACCCGATCAAGAATCGGCCGCTGCTGATCAAGtccggtgtggtgtgcgtCTTCATCGTGTCCCTGTTTTTCCTCGAGTCCATCCCGGAACTGCGGCGCCTCTCGTCCGGCTGGGCGGCCCTACTCGGTGtcgtgctgctgttgatcATTTCCGACAAGAACGACATGGACGCGATCCTGTCACGGGTCGAGTGGCCAACGCTGCTGTTCTTCGCAGCCATGTTCACGCTGATGGAAGCGGTCGAGCGGATGGGACTGATCGATTGGATTGGCCACGCGACGGAAACGATCATTCTGTCCGTGTCGGAGGATCTgcggttggcggtggcgatcatcatcattctgTGGATTTCGGCGCTCACTTCGGCGTTCGTCGACTCGATCCCGGTGACGGCAATGATGGTGAAGATTGTGGTGGCGTTGTCGGAGAAGGCGTACCTTGGACTGCCCTTGCAACCGATGGTCTGGGCACTGGCCTTCGGTCCGTGTCTCGGTGGCAACGGAACACTGGTCGGTGCGTCGGCCAACGTCATCTGTGCCGGTATTGCCGAACAGCACGGTTATCGCTATAGTTTCATGGACTACTTCAA ACTCGGTTTCCCGATCATGCTGGTCAGCGTAATGGTCACCACGGGCTACCTGATTACGGCGCACGTCGTTTTCGCTTGGCACTAG